Genomic DNA from uncultured Vibrio sp.:
GAAAAAGACTTCGTTCCAACAGGCTCACTAGGTGCTGAGTACGCTCTAAACCGAAACCTAAGCCTACGCGCTGAGTACCAACGTTACCAAGATATGTCTGATGACGTTTGGGACGATATGGACGCAAACTTCTTCTCTGTTGGTGTTAACTACACATTTGCGGCAGCACCTGTAGTAGCGGCCGTTGTTCAGCCAGAGCCAGAGCCAGAACCAGTAGCGGTAATGAAGACTCACAAAGAAGAGTACGGTTCAGGTACGTTTGAGTTTGATAGTTCGAAACTTACACCTACCGCAACTGAGCGTCTCGACAAATTCGTTGACCACTTGAACGAGTACCCTCAAGCGAACGTAGAAATTACAGGTTACACTGATAGCTCAGGTCCAGCAGCGTACAACCAAAAACTGTCTGAGCGTCGTGCTCAATCGGTTGCTGATTATCTAACAGCCGCTGGTATTGATGCAGACCGTCTGACTGTATCTGGCATGGGTGAAGAAAACCCAGTTGCTGACAACAGCACTAAAGAAGGTCGTGCTCAAAACCGCCGTGTTGAGGTTGTAGTACCAGAATTCGAATACGAAGTAATCGAAATGGTTCAACCATAAGCTTAGTGATATCAATACACTAATCGACAGAGGGGTGCGAAAGCACCCCTCTTTAATGGCAATCACAAAAATAAAATAGGCCAACCGTTAGCCTACTTATTCATTTACGGCTTAGCGAAGAAAACTAGCTCATCACCTTCTACCATAACGCAATCCATCCCTGCTGCATGTGCTGCGCGCTTACCCAATTCCGTATCTTCAAAAACCAGACAACCTGCCGCCTCTATGCCTAAATGTTCTGCCGCCATAAGAAATGTGTCAGGGAACGGCTTATGGTTTTCAACATCTGTCGCGGTAACGACAGCATCCAATTTGTCTAATAAGCCCGCGTGGCTGAGTAAGCGCATCGCACTTTCGCGTTGGCTTCCCGTCCCTACTGCAATCTTTTTAAAACCCAGATACTCTTCTAACACGACGTTAGTACACGGAATAATCTCACCGTGCAATTCCATAGCAGCGAAGGTTTCCATCTTAAACTTCGCGACTTGCTTAGGGTCAAGTGATAACCCATGTTTGTGATTTAACTCAATGACAATTTTAAAACTCGGCATGCCGCCTAAACTGTGGAACCAATCCTGACAAAATGGAAAATCGAACCGGTCAGCGGTCGCTTGCCACGCAGCAAGATGGGCCGGCATGGTATCAATCAAGGTACCATCCATATCGAAGATGAATCCTTCATATGGTCTGAAATCAATCGTACTCATGTCTTTTTCTTCTATTCTTACATCTGTAATGTTAATTTATCAGCTCTTTCCATCGTCCCTATCGGCATTCTCTTATCATGCTTAAAATTGCGAACTCCATCACACTTCAAGAATGGGAAATTCAGTTATCCCCAATAAGAGCTCAAGGAAATGGTGGGC
This window encodes:
- a CDS encoding OmpA family protein, which gives rise to MNKVAIAVAAVVASGSALLNTAQAEMYIGGKVGMSTLDDACYLNSPCDDDAFAAGMHVGYGFNEYFDLEYGVDFLGNYEANFKTAAGADTIDGDLWAMTLAPKLNLPLSDDFNLFAKIGGAYMMSGDEKDFVPTGSLGAEYALNRNLSLRAEYQRYQDMSDDVWDDMDANFFSVGVNYTFAAAPVVAAVVQPEPEPEPVAVMKTHKEEYGSGTFEFDSSKLTPTATERLDKFVDHLNEYPQANVEITGYTDSSGPAAYNQKLSERRAQSVADYLTAAGIDADRLTVSGMGEENPVADNSTKEGRAQNRRVEVVVPEFEYEVIEMVQP
- a CDS encoding beta-phosphoglucomutase family hydrolase translates to MSTIDFRPYEGFIFDMDGTLIDTMPAHLAAWQATADRFDFPFCQDWFHSLGGMPSFKIVIELNHKHGLSLDPKQVAKFKMETFAAMELHGEIIPCTNVVLEEYLGFKKIAVGTGSQRESAMRLLSHAGLLDKLDAVVTATDVENHKPFPDTFLMAAEHLGIEAAGCLVFEDTELGKRAAHAAGMDCVMVEGDELVFFAKP